One segment of Sulfobacillus thermosulfidooxidans DSM 9293 DNA contains the following:
- the otsB gene encoding trehalose-phosphatase, translating to MCKSLLTVPILANISQQYHSQSWIWFLDIDGTLLDIAPSPQSVHVPRILVQALTRLTQNPRHRVALVSGRSLQDIDQLFPINGLSKSGNHGAEYQWANESWLHDSSQRFLAVRPQILQRLLPLSSLFPGLYIEDKQYSISVHYRHVDHSQHPQLAEQLQQRLAFSRDLVIYPAKLCWEVRPQPGPTKKDAVTMLYRILSAGLPEPILPIIMGDDRTDEDAFGALEHGITVHIGQGTSRARFSLPSPQHVRELLAEISAHPELLLATDPGDGGTR from the coding sequence ATCATAGTCAAAGTTGGATATGGTTTTTGGACATTGATGGGACACTACTTGATATCGCTCCGAGTCCACAATCGGTTCACGTCCCTCGGATCTTAGTGCAAGCTTTGACACGTTTGACACAAAATCCGCGGCACCGTGTGGCACTCGTAAGTGGACGGTCCTTGCAGGATATCGACCAATTGTTTCCCATCAATGGGTTAAGTAAAAGTGGAAACCACGGGGCCGAGTATCAATGGGCCAATGAATCTTGGCTGCATGACTCGTCCCAGCGGTTTCTTGCTGTTCGTCCCCAGATCTTACAAAGACTTTTGCCCCTTTCTTCTCTTTTCCCGGGACTCTATATTGAAGACAAACAGTACTCAATCAGTGTGCACTATAGGCATGTCGACCATTCCCAGCATCCGCAACTAGCAGAACAATTACAACAGCGTTTAGCGTTTTCTCGTGATCTTGTGATATATCCCGCAAAACTGTGCTGGGAAGTTCGCCCACAGCCAGGACCAACAAAGAAGGATGCTGTAACCATGTTATATCGCATCCTGTCCGCTGGACTGCCCGAGCCCATTTTACCGATTATTATGGGAGATGACCGCACGGATGAAGATGCATTTGGAGCGTTGGAGCATGGGATTACCGTGCATATCGGCCAGGGTACGAGCCGCGCGCGGTTTTCGCTGCCGTCTCCTCAGCATGTGCGAGAATTATTGGCAGAGATTAGTGCTCACCCTGAACTTTTGCTTGCCACGGATCCTGGCGACGGAGGTACTCGATAA
- a CDS encoding bifunctional homocysteine S-methyltransferase/methylenetetrahydrofolate reductase: MKTLSQVLQDEGWILGDGAVGTALMDEGVESIALPLVPLRQPDVLMNLHLKYLEAGARLIETHTFSANGHKLAALGIDADVVELNRRAAQIARHARDIFGGEAWILGVVGPLAQPVDSQVMPSVPYEQALEYYRPVVAGLLAGGVDGFIVETMSDLPTVRAAVEAIRSETNLPIAVSFAFSPQGTTRYGLSPEEAIEAMASLPGGLPALVGANCGSGPAPLLDAIIRMAPKAKELGIPLAAYPNAGQPGLVAGHVHYPATPRYVATIASALREAGCHVIGGCCGTTAEHIRALQLTLSHAPEPQVLPSVRDITDASASLDVSHSETHDQGISQFFYKRFIISVELDPPRGVNPHRLLDSARVVAEHGADCINIGDSPMARVRLSALATARLISEHLPVQTILHFTTRDRNLMGLQSDLLGAHALGIRNVLALTGDPPGLGDYAHATAVYDINSIGLVKVLNAFNAGQDALGQKIGGHTAFDIGVGVNPNADDLNHELQRFREKLDAGAHFVMSQPIYQPEQLERFLDKMGGLPVPLLLGVMPLVSYRQAVYLHNEVPGIIIGQNILEQFENIQDGTALGIDLALKLMEQLMPLIQGVYLVPSFNRVEPLLPIIEYLRRQDPWQAKVQGEH, from the coding sequence GTGAAGACCTTAAGCCAAGTGCTGCAAGACGAGGGTTGGATCTTGGGTGATGGCGCCGTCGGGACGGCATTAATGGATGAAGGGGTAGAGTCAATCGCTCTACCCTTAGTTCCCTTACGCCAACCCGACGTGTTGATGAATTTACACCTCAAATACCTAGAAGCGGGAGCACGGCTGATTGAAACGCATACGTTTTCCGCTAATGGGCATAAACTTGCCGCGCTGGGAATTGACGCCGATGTGGTGGAGTTAAATCGCCGAGCGGCTCAAATTGCCCGCCATGCTCGCGATATTTTTGGTGGAGAAGCGTGGATTCTTGGCGTCGTCGGTCCTTTGGCCCAACCCGTTGATTCGCAGGTGATGCCATCCGTACCTTATGAACAGGCTCTTGAATACTATCGCCCAGTGGTCGCTGGCTTGCTAGCGGGTGGTGTTGATGGATTCATCGTAGAAACCATGTCCGATTTGCCAACCGTTCGTGCAGCCGTTGAGGCCATACGTTCGGAGACAAATTTGCCGATTGCCGTTTCTTTTGCCTTTTCTCCCCAAGGAACTACGCGCTATGGGCTCAGTCCCGAAGAAGCCATTGAAGCCATGGCGTCTTTACCCGGTGGACTGCCTGCGTTAGTGGGGGCAAATTGCGGTAGCGGACCAGCTCCATTATTGGATGCCATTATTCGGATGGCGCCGAAAGCCAAAGAACTTGGAATTCCTTTGGCGGCCTATCCTAATGCCGGGCAGCCTGGTCTTGTGGCGGGACATGTTCATTATCCTGCTACGCCGCGCTATGTGGCCACGATTGCCTCCGCTTTACGTGAAGCGGGATGTCACGTCATTGGGGGCTGCTGTGGGACCACTGCTGAGCATATTCGTGCCCTTCAACTGACCTTAAGTCATGCTCCAGAACCTCAGGTCCTTCCGTCGGTGAGAGATATCACGGATGCCAGTGCGTCGTTAGACGTCAGTCATAGTGAAACTCACGACCAGGGAATTTCTCAGTTTTTTTATAAGCGATTTATCATTAGCGTCGAACTAGATCCGCCGCGCGGGGTAAATCCTCATCGGCTGTTGGATTCAGCGCGGGTGGTTGCGGAGCATGGTGCCGATTGTATTAATATCGGGGACAGTCCTATGGCTCGTGTGAGGTTAAGCGCTTTAGCGACAGCCCGTTTGATCTCCGAACATCTCCCCGTGCAAACCATATTGCATTTTACCACCCGGGATAGAAATTTGATGGGCTTACAAAGTGATTTATTAGGAGCTCACGCATTAGGTATTCGCAATGTCCTCGCGTTAACGGGCGATCCACCGGGATTAGGCGATTATGCACATGCAACAGCCGTCTATGACATTAATTCCATTGGATTAGTCAAGGTGCTGAATGCATTTAATGCAGGACAGGATGCTCTTGGGCAAAAAATTGGGGGCCACACGGCCTTTGATATTGGTGTTGGGGTGAATCCTAATGCCGATGACCTGAATCATGAATTACAACGATTCCGGGAAAAGCTGGATGCGGGTGCCCATTTCGTGATGTCACAACCTATTTATCAACCCGAGCAACTCGAAAGGTTTTTGGACAAAATGGGAGGCTTACCAGTACCTTTGCTATTGGGGGTTATGCCCTTGGTGTCCTACCGTCAAGCTGTGTATTTGCATAATGAAGTCCCAGGAATCATCATTGGGCAAAATATTCTTGAACAGTTTGAGAATATTCAAGACGGAACAGCGTTAGGTATTGACTTGGCCTTAAAATTGATGGAGCAGCTCATGCCGCTCATTCAGGGAGTTTACTTGGTGCCGTCTTTTAATCGGGTTGAACCCTTATTACCAATTATCGAGTACCTCCGTCGCCAGGATCCGTGGCAAGCAAAAGTTCAGGGTGAGCACTAA
- a CDS encoding Bax inhibitor-1 family protein, which produces MYNRTPYTYSVADGIKGSLMARTLGYLALLLVVLMLASLFGVSLGSAGIWIGFIAAMVGTIFVSRNQTNAGAALFWGIVVAAGLGIAIAPILWYAILYQNHLFITTLGAILVAMLLSAAVVSWIPWDFSKLAPILFLGLLMLIITSLLSFFLPSMFGVVASRAYNLIGVIIFTGYLLLDFSIMRYRGRALPTNGTAIVLAVSLLVDIINLFLFLLRLGRR; this is translated from the coding sequence ATGTATAACCGGACACCTTATACCTATTCGGTTGCTGATGGTATTAAAGGGTCTTTAATGGCTCGTACATTGGGATATTTGGCTTTATTATTGGTTGTTCTCATGTTGGCTAGTTTATTTGGAGTGAGCTTGGGTTCAGCAGGAATTTGGATTGGATTCATTGCCGCGATGGTAGGAACCATTTTTGTGTCCCGTAATCAAACTAATGCCGGGGCCGCGTTGTTTTGGGGCATTGTTGTGGCTGCAGGTTTAGGAATAGCTATTGCGCCTATTCTTTGGTATGCCATCTTGTACCAAAATCATCTTTTTATTACGACATTAGGAGCCATTTTGGTGGCCATGTTATTATCCGCCGCCGTGGTGTCATGGATTCCTTGGGACTTTTCGAAATTGGCACCGATATTGTTTCTCGGATTATTGATGCTCATCATTACCAGTTTGCTATCATTTTTCTTGCCCAGCATGTTTGGTGTTGTCGCGTCGCGAGCATATAATTTGATTGGCGTCATTATTTTTACGGGGTATCTATTGCTTGATTTCTCGATTATGCGGTACCGGGGTCGCGCATTACCCACTAATGGGACAGCGATTGTCTTAGCGGTTTCGCTATTGGTGGACATCATCAATTTGTTCCTGTTCCTGCTCCGGTTAGGTCGTCGTTAA
- a CDS encoding trans-sulfuration enzyme family protein, with protein sequence MPAHESRNWHLESLAAHSGVGQDRLYGAVSTPIYQTVTYQHPGTELGPYDYSRTENPTRHAAQEAINRLDNGAGALLYSSGMAALTALVHTLQQGDHVLITEDAYGGTYRIMVDIFSKFGIASSMVNTRDIDQVKQHITSKTRLFIVETPSNPLLRISPLEELAELAHAHHAELAVDNTFMTAVRQRPLELGADYVVYSATKYLAGHNDVLAGAIVCKTPEQYDKLNELTNATGSVLGPWDAWLLLRGLKTLAIRMDRQESNARRIAEFLSHHQNIRHVYYPELADHDMRERHLRQASGYGAMLSFVLTHPEEYAAVMDRLQVILPAVSLGGVESLITHPYNETHRELPESMRRQLGIVPGLMRLSVGIEHIDDLLTDLDNALR encoded by the coding sequence GTGCCGGCACACGAATCTCGCAATTGGCATCTAGAAAGCCTAGCCGCTCACTCTGGAGTCGGACAGGACCGTCTCTATGGCGCCGTCAGCACCCCTATTTATCAAACTGTGACGTACCAACACCCGGGAACCGAATTAGGGCCATATGACTATAGCCGGACAGAAAATCCCACCCGGCATGCGGCCCAAGAAGCGATTAACCGGTTAGATAATGGTGCAGGAGCTCTCCTTTATAGTAGTGGTATGGCCGCGCTGACGGCATTAGTGCACACCTTACAACAAGGTGATCATGTTCTTATTACCGAAGATGCCTATGGCGGCACTTACCGCATCATGGTTGACATCTTTTCCAAATTTGGCATCGCATCGAGCATGGTTAATACCCGGGATATTGATCAGGTCAAACAACATATCACCTCAAAGACGCGCCTATTCATTGTGGAAACTCCGAGTAATCCCCTTTTGCGCATTAGTCCGCTCGAGGAGCTTGCTGAACTCGCGCATGCCCACCATGCCGAGTTGGCCGTGGACAATACATTTATGACCGCTGTGCGCCAGCGTCCCTTGGAACTTGGAGCCGACTACGTGGTGTATAGTGCTACCAAGTACTTGGCAGGACATAATGATGTGTTAGCAGGTGCCATTGTGTGTAAAACCCCGGAACAATATGACAAACTCAATGAACTCACCAATGCAACGGGTAGCGTTTTAGGACCATGGGACGCTTGGCTACTCCTTCGCGGTTTAAAAACCCTTGCCATTCGAATGGATCGCCAAGAAAGCAATGCACGCCGTATTGCTGAATTTCTGTCCCATCATCAAAATATCCGTCACGTGTATTATCCAGAGCTCGCCGATCATGATATGAGGGAACGGCATTTACGACAGGCCTCGGGCTACGGAGCCATGTTGTCATTCGTTCTCACACATCCTGAAGAGTATGCAGCGGTTATGGACAGGCTTCAGGTCATATTACCGGCTGTCAGTCTGGGTGGCGTCGAATCGTTAATTACGCATCCCTATAATGAAACCCACCGAGAACTGCCCGAATCG